One window from the genome of Cricetulus griseus strain 17A/GY chromosome 2, alternate assembly CriGri-PICRH-1.0, whole genome shotgun sequence encodes:
- the Bop1 gene encoding ribosome biogenesis protein BOP1 isoform X3, translated as MAGAWGKPHMSPESLSGKRRLEPDQEPQPQEAGPSGPRTEEEGALTRDEYEEDSSDEEDIRNTVGNVPLAWYDDFPHVGYDLDGKRIYKPLRTRDELDQFLDKMDDPDFWRTVQDKMTGRDLRLSDEQVALVQRLQRGQFGDLGFNPYEPAVDFFSGDIMIHPVTNRPADKRSFIPSLIEKEKVSRMVHAIKMGWIKPRRPQDPTPSFYDLWAQEDPNAVLGRHKMHVPAPKLALPGHAESYNPPPEYLPTEEERLAWMQQEPCERKLNFLPQKFPSLRTVPAYGRFIQERFERCLDLYLCPRQRKMRVNVDPEDLIPKLPRPRDLQPFPVCQALVYRGHSDLVRCLSVSPGGQWLASGSDDGSLRLWEVATARCMRTVLVGGVVRSIAWNPNPAICLIAAAMDDAVLLLNPALGDRLLVGSTDQLLDAFTPPEEPTLQPARWLEASEEERQGGLRLRICHSKPVTQVTWHGRGDYLAVVLSSPGHTQVLIHQLSRRRSQSPFRRSHGQVQCVAFHPTRPFLLVASQRSVRIYHLLRQELTKKLMPNCKWVSSLAVHPAGDNIICGSYDSKLVWFDLDLSTKPYKVLRHHKKALRAVAFHPRYPLFASGSDDGSVIVCHGMVYNDLLQNPLLVPVKVLKGHTLTRDLGVLDVAFHPTQPWIFSSGADGTIRLFS; from the exons GACATTCGGAACACTGTGGGCAATGTGCCTCTGGCATGGTACGATGACTTCCCACATGTGGGCTATGACCTGGATGGCAAACGTATCTACAAGCCCCTGCGGACACGAGATGAGCTGGACCAGTTTCTGGACAAAATGGATGACCCGGATTTCTG GCGCACTGTGCAGGATAAGATGACAGGGCGTGATCTGCGGCTGAGTGATGAACAGGTGGCCCTGGTACAGCGGCTTCAGAGAGGCCAGTTTGGAGATTTGGGCTTTAACCCATATGAG CCAGCCGTGGATTTCTTCAGTGGTGACATCATGATCCACCCTGTGACCAACCGGCCAGCTGACAAGCGTAGTTTCATTCCATCCCTAATTGAAAAGGAGAAG GTGTCTCGCATGGTGCACGCCATCAAGATGGGTTGGATCAAGCCTCGACGGCCCCAGGACCCCACCCCTAGCTTCTATGACCTGTGGGCCCAGGAGGATCCGAATGCCGTGCTGGGGCGCCACAAGATGCACGTGCCTGcacccaagctggccttgcctGGCCACGCTGAGTCTTACAACCCACCTCCTGAGTACCTGCCCACCGAGGAGGAG CGCTTGGCATGGATGCAGCAGGAGCCTTGTGAGAGGAAGCTTAACTTCCTGCCACAAAAGTTTCCCAGCCTGAGGACAGTGCCTGCTTATGGCCGCTTCATCCAGGAGCGTTTTGAGCGCTGCCTTGACTTGTATCTGTGCCCACGGCAACGCAAGATGAGG GTGAATGTGGACCCTGAAGACCTTATCCCCAAGCTTCCTCGGCCAAGAGACCTTCAGCCTTTCCCTGTGTGCCAGGCCCTT gTCTACAGGGGCCACAGTGACCTTGTCCGCTGCCTCAGTGTCTCCCCAGGGGGCCAGTGGCTGGCTTCAG GTTCGGACGATGGCTCATTGAGGCTCTGGGAAGTGGCCACTGCCCGCTGTATGAGGACTGTGCTTGTTGGGGGTGTGGTCCGGAGCATTGCCTGGAACCCCAATCCTGCCATATGCCTAATAGCTGCAGCCAT GGACGATGCAGTGCTGCTTCTGAACCCCGCCCTGGGAGACCGGCTGCTGGTGGGCAGCACAGACCAGCTGCTGGATGCCTTCACTCCACCTGAAGAGCCAACATTGCAGCCAGCCCGCTGGCTAGAGGCCTCCGAGGAAGAACGCCAGGGGGGCTTGCGACTACGTATCTGCCACAGCAAG CCTGTGACACAGGTGACCTGGCATGGGCGAGGGGACTACCTGGCTGTGGTGCTGTCTAGCCCAGGACACACTCAGGTGCTGATCCACCAGCTGAGCAGGAGGCGCAGCCAGAGCCCATTCCGCCGCAGCCATGGACAGGTGCAGTGCGTGGCTTTCCACCCCACCCGGCCCTTCCTGCTTGTGGCCTCTCAGCGAAGTGTCCGCATTTACCACCTGCTGCGCCAAGAGCTTACCAAGAAGCTGATGCCCAACTGCAAGTGGGTATCTAGCCTAGCTGTACACCCAGCAG GTGACAACATCATCTGTGGCAGCTATGACAGCAAACTGGTGTGGTTTGACCTggatctttccaccaagccataTAAAGTGCTAAG GCATCACAAGAAAGCCTTACGGGCTGTGGCCTTCCACCCCCGATACCCACTCTTTGCATCTGGCTCAGATGACGGTAGTGTTATTGTCTGCCATGGCATGGTGTACAA TGACCTGCTGCAGAACCCACTGCTGGTACCCGTCAAGGTGCTTAAGGGGCACACACTGACCCGAGATCTGGGTGTTCTGGATGTGGCCTTCCACCCCACACAGCCATGGATCTTCTCCTCTGGGGCAGATGGTACCATCCGACTCTTCAGCTAG